GCCTACGCGACGTGGGCCGGGCTTCGGTTGCCCACCGAGGCCGAGTGGGAGCACGCAGCGCGCGGGCCCGAGGGGCTGAGATACCCGTGGGGCAACGACTTCGACCCGTCGCGGTGTCGCAGCAGCGTCGGGGGCGACGCGGGCTCGGCGGAGCGGCCCGTGCCCGTGGGCTCCTTTCCCCAGGGGGCTTCGCCCTTTGGCTGCCTCGATCTCGCGGGCAACGTGGCCGAGTGGTGCTCGTCGCTGCACGCGCCCTATCCCTATCGCGCCGACGACGGTCGCGAGCGCCTCGACACCCGGGGCGGTGATCAGCGCGTGCTGCGCGGCGGATCGTGGTTCAACGACGTGCCGGACTGGTTCTGCGGCTTCGCCCGCGGGCGGGGCAACCCCAGTGTCATCTACCGCGACAGGGGCTTCCGCTGCGCGAAGAGCGCCCCTGCGAGCGCGGCGCACGGCTGAGTCGCGACAGAGAGAGCAGCGCCGACGTACTGTCCGGACTGCGGGCTCCAGAATCGCGATGCGGCGAAGTTCTGCACGGGATGCGGAAGCACGCTGCGGGTCGTGGCCGTGGGCACGGTGCTCGGCGGGCGCGCCGAGCTGGTGGCACGCTTCAAGCGCGAGGCCCAGCTGCTGCGGGGGCTCACCCATGCAGGGCTGCCCCGGGTGCAAGACTTCTTCGGCGAGGGCGGCCTGCACTTTCTGGTGCAAGACTACATCGCAGGCGAGAACTTCCAGACCCTTCTCGCCCGTGCGGGTAGCGCCGGTCTCGACGAGGCCACGGTGCGGGCCATGGCCCTCGAGACCCTCGACATCCTCGAATACCTGCACGCCCAGACCCCTCCCGTGATTCACCGCGATGTGAAACCGGCGAATCTCATGAAGCAGAATGCTACGGGTCGGGTGGTGCTCGTCGACTTCGGCATCGCCCGCGGAGCGCAGGCCTCGACGGCCACCGCCATCGGCACCGCCGAGTACTGCGCCCCGGAGCAGTACGCGGGAAAGGCCGAGCTGGGGTCTGATCTGTACGCTCTCGGTGCGACGATGCATCATCTGT
The sequence above is a segment of the Pseudomonadota bacterium genome. Coding sequences within it:
- a CDS encoding serine/threonine protein kinase, encoding MAVGTVLGGRAELVARFKREAQLLRGLTHAGLPRVQDFFGEGGLHFLVQDYIAGENFQTLLARAGSAGLDEATVRAMALETLDILEYLHAQTPPVIHRDVKPANLMKQNATGRVVLVDFGIARGAQASTATAIGTAEYCAPEQYAGKAELGSDLYALGATMHHLLTGAVPMPFQFPEIANVSPEMRDVLAKATALNVRDRFKTA